From a single Streptomyces sp. NBC_01264 genomic region:
- a CDS encoding MFS transporter yields MTSQITVDGGDALSLTKEPGPSPARTGLRGHPWLTLFAVAIGVMMVTLDGTIVAVANPAIQKDLGASLADVQWITNGYLLALAVSLITAGKLGDRFGHRQTFLIGIAGFAVSSAAIGLSSGVELVIGFRVAQGVFGALLMPAALGLLRATFPAEKLNMAIGIWGMVIGASTAAGPIVGGLLVENVSWQSVFFINVPVGILALAFGLFILVDHRAENAPRSFDVLGILLLSAGMFSLIWALIKASEWGWGDTKTLAFLGGSVLCFVAFAFWENSVSEPLIPLGMFRSLPLSAGTVLMVLMAFAFMGGLFFVTFYLQNVHGMSPVDSGLHLLPLTGMMIIGSPLAGLAITKVGPRPPLVAGMVATAVACFGMAQLTPGSSTPTMSLWFALMGLGLAPVMVGATEVIVGNAPLELSGVAGGLQQAAMQVGGSLGTAVLGAVMASKVGSVFEDNWAGAGLPPLTPEQADLAEKGIQVGISPIPPEAPEQLAATITGVAHDTFVSGMSTAFTVAGVVAVLAAVVAGFTKRGENAAAGAGAAHI; encoded by the coding sequence ATGACTAGTCAGATCACCGTCGACGGCGGGGACGCACTCTCGCTCACCAAGGAACCGGGCCCCTCGCCGGCCCGTACGGGCCTCCGGGGCCACCCGTGGCTCACCCTGTTCGCCGTCGCGATCGGCGTCATGATGGTCACCCTCGACGGCACGATCGTCGCCGTCGCCAACCCGGCCATCCAGAAGGACCTCGGTGCCTCGCTCGCCGACGTCCAGTGGATCACCAACGGCTACCTGCTCGCCCTCGCGGTCTCCCTCATCACCGCGGGCAAGCTCGGCGACCGCTTCGGCCACCGCCAGACCTTCCTCATAGGCATCGCCGGCTTCGCCGTCTCCTCGGCGGCCATCGGCCTGTCCAGTGGAGTCGAGCTCGTCATCGGCTTCCGCGTCGCCCAGGGCGTCTTCGGAGCGCTGCTGATGCCCGCCGCGCTGGGCCTGCTGCGCGCCACCTTCCCGGCCGAGAAGCTCAACATGGCCATCGGCATCTGGGGCATGGTCATCGGCGCCTCGACCGCCGCCGGGCCCATCGTCGGCGGCCTGCTCGTCGAGAACGTGAGCTGGCAGTCCGTCTTCTTCATCAACGTGCCCGTCGGCATCCTCGCGCTCGCCTTCGGCCTGTTCATCCTGGTCGACCACCGGGCCGAGAACGCCCCGCGCTCCTTCGACGTGCTGGGCATCCTGCTGCTGTCGGCCGGGATGTTCTCGCTGATCTGGGCGCTGATCAAGGCCTCGGAGTGGGGCTGGGGCGACACGAAGACGCTCGCCTTCCTCGGCGGTTCCGTCCTGTGCTTCGTGGCCTTCGCCTTCTGGGAGAACTCCGTCTCCGAGCCGCTGATCCCGCTCGGGATGTTCCGCTCGCTCCCGCTGTCCGCGGGCACGGTGCTGATGGTCCTGATGGCCTTCGCCTTCATGGGCGGGCTCTTCTTCGTCACCTTCTACCTGCAGAACGTCCACGGCATGAGCCCCGTCGACAGCGGCCTGCACCTGCTGCCGCTGACCGGCATGATGATCATCGGCTCGCCGCTGGCGGGCCTCGCCATCACCAAGGTCGGCCCCCGGCCGCCGCTCGTCGCGGGCATGGTCGCCACCGCCGTCGCCTGCTTCGGGATGGCCCAGCTGACCCCGGGCTCCTCCACCCCCACCATGTCGCTCTGGTTCGCCCTGATGGGCCTCGGGCTCGCGCCCGTCATGGTCGGCGCCACCGAGGTCATCGTCGGCAACGCCCCGCTGGAGCTCTCGGGCGTGGCCGGCGGTCTGCAGCAGGCCGCCATGCAGGTCGGCGGCAGCCTGGGCACCGCCGTGCTCGGCGCGGTCATGGCGAGCAAGGTCGGCAGCGTCTTCGAGGACAACTGGGCCGGGGCCGGACTGCCGCCGCTCACCCCGGAGCAGGCGGACCTCGCGGAGAAGGGCATCCAGGTCGGCATCTCCCCGATCCCGCCGGAGGCTCCCGAGCAGCTCGCGGCGACCATCACGGGGGTCGCGCACGACACGTTCGTGTCAGGGATGAGCACGGCCTTCACCGTCGCGGGCGTGGTCGCGGTACTCGCCGCGGTCGTGGCCGGCTTCACCAAGCGCGGCGAGAACGCCGCCGCGGGAGCGGGCGCGGCCCACATCTAG
- a CDS encoding TetR/AcrR family transcriptional regulator produces MTDQRPASAPPAGLRERKKQRTRDALLRAALLLFIAQGYEETTVDEITDAVDVSQRTFFRYFANKEEVAFAVQDLVESHFVEALHSRPPAEGPFEAMRSAVLAAWDTVDEAISDLVPIDLYMRTYQLIESTPALLAVHLRRSTELEERIARLLAEREGLDVDADPRPRVAVAAFTGVMRVTGRLWGQGEDTSVAAIRRMTEVYLDQIGPALASDWRRPA; encoded by the coding sequence ATGACCGATCAGCGGCCCGCGTCCGCACCGCCGGCCGGACTGCGCGAGCGCAAGAAACAGCGCACGCGCGACGCACTGCTGCGCGCGGCCCTCCTCCTCTTCATCGCCCAGGGGTACGAGGAGACCACCGTCGACGAGATCACCGACGCCGTTGACGTCTCCCAGCGCACCTTCTTCCGGTACTTCGCCAACAAGGAAGAGGTCGCCTTCGCCGTCCAGGACCTGGTCGAATCGCACTTCGTCGAGGCGCTGCACTCCCGCCCGCCCGCCGAGGGCCCCTTCGAGGCCATGCGCTCGGCCGTGCTCGCGGCCTGGGACACCGTCGACGAGGCCATCTCCGACCTGGTCCCCATCGACCTGTACATGCGCACCTACCAGCTGATCGAGTCCACCCCGGCCCTGCTCGCCGTGCACCTGCGCCGCTCCACCGAGCTGGAGGAGCGCATCGCCCGGCTGCTGGCCGAGCGCGAGGGCCTGGACGTGGACGCCGACCCGCGCCCGCGGGTGGCCGTCGCCGCCTTCACGGGGGTGATGCGCGTCACCGGACGGCTCTGGGGGCAGGGCGAGGACACCAGCGTGGCCGCCATCCGGCGGATGACCGAGGTCTACCTCGACCAGATCGGCCCGGCGCTGGCCTCCGACTGGCGCCGGCCCGCTTGA